The Chanodichthys erythropterus isolate Z2021 chromosome 14, ASM2448905v1, whole genome shotgun sequence genome window below encodes:
- the c1ql2 gene encoding complement C1q-like protein 2 — MIVALVIAIPLLVQTSVVSAHYEMIGTCRMICDPYNPKPSATALEVMQDLSAIPPSFAQGTRGEPGRPGKPGPRGPPGEPGPPGPRGPPGDSGRPGFTGITSGTARTETGDVAPALGNNKIAFYVGLKNPHEGYEVLRFDDVVTNVGNHYDPTTGKFTCQVSGIYYFTYHVLMRGGDGTSMWADLCKNGQVRASAIAQDADQNYDYASNSVVLHLDSGDEIYVKLDGGKAHGGNNNKYSTFSGFILYPD; from the exons ATGATCGTGGCGCTGGTCATCGCAATTCCGCTTCTGGTCCAAACCTCTGTGGTTTCAGCGCACTACGAAATGATAGGCACCTGCCGGATGATCTGTGATCCGTACAACCCCAAACCGAGCGCCACGGCGCTGGAGGTGATGCAGGATCTCAGCGCCATCCCACCGTCTTTCGCTCAAGGGACTAGAGGAGAACCGGGCCGTCCGGGCAAACCGGGACCCAGGGGTCCACCTGGCGAACCTGGTCCGCCTGGTCCAAGGGGACCACCTGGAGACTCCGGCAGACCTGGATTTACCGGCATCACATCGGGGACGGCGAGGACTGAGACAGGAGATGTTGCTCCAGCGTTAGGGAACAACAAGATCGCGTTTTACGTGGGTCTCAAGAACCCTCACGAAGGCTACGAGGTGCTCCGGTTTGACGATGTGGTGACAAATGTCGGAAATCACTATGATCCCACCACTGGCAAGTTTACGTGTCAGGTGTCCGGGATTTACTACTTCACCTACCATGTGCTGATGCGCGGAGGGGACGGGACAAGCATGTGGGCAGACCTCTGTAAAAATGGACAG GTTCGCGCGAGCGCCATCGCGCAGGACGCCGATCAGAACTACGACTACGCGAGCAACAGTGTCGTGCTGCACCTGGACTCTGGCGACGAGATTTATGTCAAACTCGACGGCGGAAAGGCGCACGGaggcaacaacaacaaatacagTACATTTTCTGGCTTCATTCTGTATCCAGACTGA